The Miltoncostaea marina DNA window TCGGCACGGCGATCCAGCTCTTCCGCCATCGCGACGAGGACCCCTCGGTGGAGGACAACGCGCTCGTGGCGTTCGCGCGGCGGCGCTTCCCGATCACCGACGACTACCACGGCGGCAGCTTCGTGACGCGGGTCGCCGGCCGGCGGATGCTGACGCCGCTGTTCCTCGTGCTGCTGGCGGTCGCCACGACGGACATCCTCTTCGCGCTCGACTCCATCCCGGCCGTCTTCGGCGTCACGGAGGAGGCGTACATCGTCTTCGTGGCGAACGCCTTCGCGCTGCTCGGCCTGCGGGCCCTCTACTTCCTGGTCTCGGGGCTGCTCGACCGGCTCGTCTACCTGTCGGTCGGCCTGTCGCTGATCCTCGCCTTCATCGGCGCCAAGCTGGTGCTGCACTACGGGCACACGCTCGACGACTCGGTGCCCGAGGTCTCGACCGGCGCCTCGCTGGTCGTGATCGGCGTCGTGCTGGCGGTCACCGTGGCCGCCAGCATCGCCAAGACCCGGCGCGACCCCACCGCGCGGGCCCACGCCGGGACGCTGCGTGAGCCGCGCACGCCCGAGCGGGAGGGCTGACCCCACGGGCGGCCGGCCGGTGCGTCCGCTCGCGGCCACGGCGCTGGTCGTCGCCGACGGCCCGTACGTCTCCGGGCTCCAGGTCGCACGGGAGGGCGGGGCGTCGCTCCAGGCGACGGTCACCGCGCCATGGGGGAAGCGGCACGCCCGCGTGCCCGGGGCCTCGAGGACGGACCGCGCGCGCAC harbors:
- a CDS encoding TerC family protein, with the translated sequence MLDVSLAAWAITVAVIVGLLALDLLRSGGKRAHIVGFREAVWWSVFYIAVAIAFGVVFGFLAGWDYGTEYFAGYIVEKSLSVDNLFVFVIIMTTFAVPAEHQQKVLTIGIVGALVLRAIFIALGAALISTFSFMFLVFGLLLIGTAIQLFRHRDEDPSVEDNALVAFARRRFPITDDYHGGSFVTRVAGRRMLTPLFLVLLAVATTDILFALDSIPAVFGVTEEAYIVFVANAFALLGLRALYFLVSGLLDRLVYLSVGLSLILAFIGAKLVLHYGHTLDDSVPEVSTGASLVVIGVVLAVTVAASIAKTRRDPTARAHAGTLREPRTPEREG